A window of Lacibacter sediminis contains these coding sequences:
- a CDS encoding alpha-L-fucosidase, which produces MKKLLIVLVLLASVKLKAQQKTDPAAIKEKMQWFADAKLGIFIHAGIYAVNGIDESWSFHNKKISYADYMKQLKGFTLKNYDPAAWADLIQESGARYSVITTKHHDGVAMYDTKMNKLSSVQATPAKKDMIKPFFEELRKRNIKCGAYFSLLDWSHPDYPGFLNDSSRYKIANDYDRWNRYRSFFQGQIKEINAMFKPDLWWFDGDWERSAEEWESQKVRSMILAGNANAIINGRLQGYGDYDTPEQNFPVVRPKFNWWELCMTTNDNWGFHHDNNWKTPYEVISIFVDAVSNGGNLLLDMGPMEDGTIPAEQVNVLKELGAWNKRNGEAIFNTIGGIPMGHFYGPTTLSKDSSTLYLFLHGSSGGNIMIKGLDNKIQDITVLGSNTKLTHKIVGKISWSHVPGLVYVNVPQNALDKYITVVKVKLDKPVKLYRGQGGFN; this is translated from the coding sequence ATGAAAAAATTATTGATTGTACTTGTACTGCTTGCTTCCGTAAAGCTGAAGGCGCAGCAAAAAACAGATCCGGCAGCTATCAAAGAGAAAATGCAGTGGTTTGCCGATGCAAAGCTTGGCATTTTTATTCATGCAGGCATTTATGCGGTGAATGGTATTGATGAATCGTGGAGCTTCCATAACAAAAAGATCAGCTATGCCGATTATATGAAACAGCTGAAAGGATTCACCTTGAAAAATTATGATCCTGCTGCATGGGCCGATCTCATACAGGAAAGCGGTGCCAGATATTCCGTGATCACCACTAAGCACCACGATGGAGTTGCGATGTATGATACGAAAATGAACAAGCTGAGTAGCGTACAGGCAACTCCAGCAAAAAAGGATATGATCAAACCGTTCTTTGAGGAACTGCGGAAACGCAACATCAAATGCGGCGCTTATTTTTCATTGCTCGACTGGAGTCATCCTGATTATCCGGGTTTCTTAAACGACAGCAGTCGTTATAAAATCGCCAACGATTATGATCGCTGGAATCGCTACCGTTCTTTTTTTCAGGGGCAGATCAAAGAGATCAACGCTATGTTCAAGCCGGATCTGTGGTGGTTTGATGGTGATTGGGAACGCAGTGCGGAAGAATGGGAATCGCAGAAAGTCAGAAGTATGATCCTGGCTGGTAATGCAAATGCGATCATCAACGGACGTTTGCAGGGCTATGGCGATTATGATACACCTGAGCAGAATTTTCCTGTAGTAAGACCGAAATTCAACTGGTGGGAATTATGTATGACCACCAATGATAACTGGGGCTTTCATCATGATAACAACTGGAAAACGCCTTATGAAGTAATCAGCATTTTTGTTGATGCAGTTTCAAATGGTGGTAATCTGTTGCTTGATATGGGACCAATGGAAGATGGAACCATCCCTGCTGAACAGGTGAATGTGTTGAAAGAACTGGGTGCATGGAACAAACGTAACGGTGAAGCGATCTTCAATACCATTGGTGGTATTCCGATGGGACATTTTTATGGTCCAACAACATTATCGAAAGATTCCTCAACGTTGTATTTATTCCTGCACGGAAGTTCGGGTGGTAATATCATGATCAAAGGACTGGATAATAAAATTCAGGACATCACTGTGCTGGGCAGTAATACAAAACTCACACACAAGATCGTTGGCAAAATTTCATGGAGCCATGTGCCCGGTCTTGTATATGTAAATGTTCCGCAAAATGCATTGGACAAGTACATCACTGTTGTAAAAGTAAAACTCGATAAGCCGGTGAAGCTTTATCGTGGACAAGGTGGATTTAATTAA
- a CDS encoding sulfatase-like hydrolase/transferase, protein MRIISGFLFVVMALCSKAQKAENIIIITTDGLRWQELYKGMDSAIANNKKFHKGDSAYIYQHYWAATPEERRKKLMPFIWSTVSAKGQLYGNRTHNNKVNNANPYWFSYPGYSEIMTGYADTAINSNSYKPNPHVTLLEFLHQQPLYKNKVAAFGAWEAFDRILNEERCGFPVVSAYDTAAVPPLSSEQKMVNAMLKDSYKPWHEDECQDVFTHYAAFTHLKAKKPKVLYIAYGETDEWAHAGQYRSYLDAAHQVDAWIKQLWDYVQSDPAYRNKTAIFFTTDHGRGDVVKAEWTSHGNSIKDASEIWFAAVGAGIPAKGELKATQQFYQQQFAQTISKLLGVTYTAKHPIANAIKEVQQ, encoded by the coding sequence ATGCGTATTATTTCCGGTTTCCTGTTTGTTGTAATGGCGCTTTGCAGCAAGGCACAAAAAGCAGAGAATATTATTATTATTACCACTGATGGTTTAAGATGGCAGGAACTGTACAAAGGCATGGATTCTGCCATTGCAAATAATAAGAAATTCCATAAAGGAGATAGTGCGTATATCTATCAACATTACTGGGCTGCAACGCCGGAAGAAAGAAGAAAGAAACTGATGCCGTTTATTTGGTCAACAGTTTCTGCGAAGGGACAATTGTATGGCAACCGAACGCATAACAACAAAGTGAATAACGCCAATCCTTACTGGTTCAGTTATCCCGGCTATAGTGAGATCATGACAGGTTATGCAGACACGGCGATCAATTCCAATTCATACAAACCCAATCCGCATGTAACCTTGCTTGAGTTTTTACATCAGCAACCTCTATATAAAAACAAAGTAGCTGCTTTTGGAGCTTGGGAAGCGTTCGACCGCATCTTAAATGAAGAGCGTTGTGGTTTTCCTGTTGTATCTGCGTATGACACTGCTGCTGTTCCACCGCTGTCATCAGAGCAAAAAATGGTGAATGCAATGCTGAAAGATTCATATAAACCCTGGCACGAAGATGAATGCCAGGACGTATTTACACATTATGCAGCATTCACACATTTAAAAGCGAAGAAGCCAAAAGTTTTATACATCGCCTATGGTGAAACAGATGAGTGGGCGCATGCTGGTCAGTATCGTTCTTACCTTGATGCGGCGCACCAGGTGGATGCATGGATCAAGCAATTATGGGATTATGTACAAAGCGATCCTGCTTACCGTAATAAAACAGCCATCTTTTTTACAACCGATCATGGGAGAGGAGATGTTGTAAAAGCTGAATGGACAAGTCATGGCAATTCTATTAAAGATGCATCTGAAATTTGGTTTGCTGCAGTAGGGGCAGGCATTCCTGCAAAGGGAGAGTTAAAAGCCACTCAGCAATTTTACCAGCAGCAATTTGCACAAACTATTTCGAAGTTGTTAGGCGTTACTTATACAGCGAAGCATCCGATAGCAAATGCAATAAAAGAAGTACAGCAATAA
- a CDS encoding glycoside hydrolase family 2 protein has protein sequence MNKEFLFSLLLCFISATASAQATVQKILLHQNWQFSQHNQGKWYAAKVPGTVHTDLLNNKLIPDPYYRDNEKKLQWIGETNWEYKTTFTTTASVLQKRNIELVFDGLDTYADVYLNGQLLFSADNMFRQWKTDVKKLLKPNNTLLIRFASAKNTVDSIAKSKLPFVLPDNARTYARKAQYHFGWDWGPTFITCGIWKNVYLEAFNERAAEKQFTAVNKVELVQEPDQYGKTFYFKIDGKTVYMKGANYIPSDMFTSRLTKEDYRKILMLAKDANMNMLRIWGGGIYEDDVFYDLCDELGIYIWQDFMFAGAMVPGDEQFFNSVKEEIKYQIKRLRHHKSIVVWCGNNEVDEAWHQWGWQNQFNLHGNDSARVWNDYVRLFRDSITTWVNEFDGTRPYVSTSPTNGWGRAKSITEGDSHYWGVWWGLEPVEVFEQKTGRFVSEYGMQAMPNYSSIEKFTLPQDRFLFSDVINHHQKAGNGFLKIQSYLHRYFIDSTKLKQLSLQDYTYLTQCLQYYSFKNAIAIHRSKEPYNMGTLLWQLNDCWPVASWSITDYSREPKAAWYAVKEAYRDDVKPARDTVYPKNLALKKPSFVIKHEGENLFSIVSNVDAKYVYLYKQQSFFNIDDNYFDLKAGVKKYLHVKNRYFSANEIPVIKIKTLYDVLGKR, from the coding sequence ATGAACAAAGAATTCCTCTTTTCGCTGCTGCTTTGTTTTATCTCCGCTACTGCAAGTGCACAAGCAACTGTTCAGAAAATACTATTGCATCAAAACTGGCAATTCAGCCAGCACAACCAAGGCAAATGGTATGCTGCTAAAGTTCCCGGCACAGTGCATACCGATCTGCTGAACAACAAACTTATTCCCGATCCTTACTACAGAGACAATGAAAAAAAACTGCAATGGATCGGCGAAACTAATTGGGAATACAAAACAACATTTACAACAACTGCTTCTGTTTTACAGAAAAGAAATATTGAACTGGTATTTGATGGATTAGATACTTATGCTGATGTGTATTTAAATGGTCAGCTTCTTTTTTCTGCTGATAATATGTTTCGCCAGTGGAAAACTGATGTGAAAAAATTACTCAAACCCAACAATACTTTATTGATCCGTTTTGCATCAGCAAAAAACACAGTTGATTCGATTGCAAAATCGAAGCTGCCATTTGTATTGCCCGACAATGCAAGAACCTATGCCCGCAAAGCACAATATCATTTCGGTTGGGATTGGGGCCCGACATTTATTACCTGTGGTATCTGGAAAAACGTTTACCTCGAAGCATTTAATGAACGAGCTGCAGAAAAACAGTTTACTGCAGTCAATAAAGTTGAACTGGTGCAGGAGCCTGATCAATACGGTAAAACATTTTATTTTAAAATTGATGGCAAGACGGTATATATGAAAGGAGCGAATTATATTCCTTCCGATATGTTTACTTCACGCTTAACAAAAGAAGACTATCGAAAAATTTTAATGCTGGCAAAAGATGCCAACATGAACATGCTGCGTATATGGGGCGGTGGTATTTATGAAGATGATGTGTTTTACGATTTGTGTGATGAGCTGGGGATTTACATCTGGCAGGATTTTATGTTTGCCGGAGCAATGGTTCCCGGCGATGAACAGTTTTTCAATAGTGTAAAAGAAGAAATCAAATATCAGATCAAGCGGCTTCGTCATCATAAATCAATTGTAGTATGGTGTGGCAATAACGAAGTAGATGAAGCATGGCATCAATGGGGCTGGCAAAATCAATTCAATCTGCATGGCAATGATTCGGCAAGAGTTTGGAATGATTATGTGCGGTTGTTTCGAGACAGTATCACGACATGGGTAAATGAGTTTGATGGCACAAGGCCGTATGTAAGCACTTCACCAACGAATGGATGGGGACGTGCAAAAAGTATTACCGAAGGCGATAGTCATTATTGGGGTGTTTGGTGGGGATTGGAGCCGGTGGAAGTATTTGAGCAAAAGACCGGTCGTTTTGTAAGTGAATACGGCATGCAGGCGATGCCCAATTATAGCAGCATTGAAAAGTTTACGTTGCCGCAGGATCGCTTTCTGTTTTCAGATGTCATCAATCATCATCAGAAAGCCGGTAATGGCTTTCTGAAAATACAATCGTACCTGCATCGTTATTTTATCGATTCAACCAAATTGAAACAACTCTCATTACAAGATTATACTTATCTCACACAATGTTTGCAGTACTACAGTTTTAAAAATGCAATTGCTATTCATCGCAGTAAAGAACCTTATAACATGGGTACGTTGTTATGGCAGTTAAACGATTGCTGGCCTGTTGCCAGCTGGAGTATTACCGATTACAGTCGTGAACCCAAAGCTGCATGGTATGCGGTAAAAGAAGCATATCGTGATGATGTGAAACCTGCAAGAGACACTGTGTATCCAAAAAATCTTGCATTGAAGAAACCTTCATTTGTAATAAAACATGAAGGGGAGAATCTTTTCAGTATTGTAAGTAATGTAGATGCGAAATATGTGTACCTCTATAAACAACAATCATTTTTTAATATCGACGATAATTATTTTGATTTGAAAGCAGGTGTAAAGAAATATCTGCATGTGAAGAACAGGTATTTCTCAGCAAATGAAATACCGGTGATTAAAATAAAAACGCTTTATGATGTGTTGGGAAAACGATAA
- a CDS encoding alpha-L-fucosidase, translated as MNKKMLKLGFVVLLVLSTNVHQLTAQHKEYYPDPDTAIQRRLEEWKDLKFGLLMHWGTYSQWGIVESWSICPEDLGWATGARKKGVADNYVDYVKAYEKLQTTFNPVKFNPEKWAAAAKNAGMKYMVFTTKHHDGFTMFDSKFTDYKITDKATPFSSNPRSNITKEVFNAFRKENMWIGAYFSKPDWHTDYYWWKQFPQSDRNPSYSVQKYPEQWKKFIDFTHNQINELVSDYGKVDILWLDGGWVRKKTEEEIKTEMFEVYEGSRWARNPQSQDINMPELVKKVRAKQPKLIVVDRAVPGEQQNYLTPEQHIPEKGLPYPWETCMTMANSWSYVPNDQYKSTNELIEKLVDIVSKGGNYLLNIGPSPEGEFDPVAYDRLKEIGVWMKLNGQAIYGTRNYKLFGEGDNIRFTQSKDGKTLNIFLFNYPQGNVRIKNVSFNANSTVKLIGSNQKLKWKAGGEGVDISLPASLKAVTDHVWVLQVQL; from the coding sequence ATGAACAAAAAAATGTTGAAGCTGGGATTTGTAGTGTTGCTGGTTTTATCAACAAATGTGCATCAATTAACCGCACAGCATAAAGAATACTATCCGGATCCTGATACGGCTATTCAGCGCAGGTTAGAAGAATGGAAGGATCTGAAGTTTGGATTACTGATGCATTGGGGAACTTACAGCCAATGGGGAATTGTTGAAAGCTGGAGTATTTGTCCCGAAGATCTTGGCTGGGCAACCGGTGCAAGGAAAAAAGGTGTTGCAGATAATTATGTTGACTATGTAAAGGCGTACGAAAAACTGCAAACAACATTTAATCCTGTAAAGTTTAATCCCGAAAAATGGGCGGCAGCTGCTAAAAATGCAGGTATGAAGTACATGGTGTTTACAACAAAACATCATGATGGGTTTACAATGTTCGATTCGAAGTTTACAGATTACAAGATCACGGATAAAGCAACGCCGTTTTCGAGTAATCCAAGAAGTAATATTACAAAAGAAGTGTTCAACGCATTTCGTAAAGAGAATATGTGGATCGGAGCTTATTTTTCAAAGCCCGATTGGCATACCGATTATTATTGGTGGAAACAATTTCCGCAAAGCGATCGTAACCCAAGTTATTCTGTTCAGAAATATCCTGAACAATGGAAAAAATTTATAGACTTTACGCATAACCAGATCAACGAACTGGTAAGCGATTATGGTAAAGTTGATATTCTCTGGCTTGATGGTGGTTGGGTGCGTAAAAAAACAGAGGAAGAAATAAAGACAGAAATGTTTGAAGTGTATGAAGGAAGCAGATGGGCACGCAATCCACAAAGTCAGGATATTAATATGCCTGAGCTTGTAAAAAAAGTTAGGGCAAAGCAGCCTAAACTTATTGTTGTTGACAGAGCAGTACCCGGTGAACAGCAGAATTATCTTACACCTGAGCAACATATTCCTGAAAAAGGGCTGCCATATCCCTGGGAAACATGTATGACCATGGCAAACAGCTGGAGTTATGTTCCAAACGATCAATACAAATCAACAAATGAATTAATTGAAAAACTGGTTGACATTGTAAGTAAAGGTGGAAATTATCTGTTGAACATCGGACCAAGTCCCGAAGGTGAGTTTGATCCTGTTGCATACGACCGCTTAAAAGAAATAGGTGTGTGGATGAAGCTGAATGGTCAGGCAATTTATGGTACACGTAATTACAAATTGTTTGGCGAAGGCGATAACATTCGTTTTACACAAAGTAAGGATGGAAAAACATTGAATATTTTCCTGTTCAACTATCCGCAAGGGAATGTACGTATCAAGAATGTTTCATTCAATGCAAATTCAACTGTAAAATTGATTGGTAGTAATCAAAAATTAAAATGGAAAGCCGGTGGTGAAGGTGTTGATATTTCATTGCCTGCTTCGTTGAAAGCTGTAACAGATCATGTGTGGGTGTTGCAGGTGCAGTTATAA
- a CDS encoding GH92 family glycosyl hydrolase produces MMKRVVFVFYFITLSVLVNAQTNYAKLVNPYIGTGGHGHTYPGASMPFGMMQLSPDTRLEGWDGCGGYHYSDSIMYGFSHTHLSGTGIADYCDVLLMPFTGEVKWKNSEYASTFSHKNEKAHAGYYEVLLKKHNINAALTTSFRSGMHQYTFDAAATEGKVLLDLKHRDEVLESSFEIVNEYEVRGMRRSKSWATNQILYFHMKFEKPIKEFGIALNDVLQNNIRSASGKNIKAYFSFDVSSDKAVQVKVGISGVSMENAKLNLNTEIPHWNFATVKQQTEDEWNKELSKIEVKGGTQDQQVAFYTALYHASLAPNIYTDVNGEYRGTDLNVHKADGFTNYSVFSLWDTHRALHPLMSIINQKRTADWINTFLAQYKHGGMLPVWELSGNETFCMIGYHSVPVIVDAYQKGIKGFDTKLALEAMTSYAESSRYGLTQYGRQGFVSNDYDHESASKTVEYAYDDWCISEFAKWIGNKEVAKKYAARALNYRNLFDPATYHIRGKVQSFWFSPFNATEVNNFFTEGNSWHYSFSAQQDIDGLIKLYGGKENFVRKLEELFTTNQTLSGRDQADVTGLIGQYAHGNEPSHHMAYLFNYAGKPWRTQELIHKICTEFYPNNPDGLIGNEDCGQMSAWFVLSAMGIYQPTPGSGVYALGTPLFDEVKIHLENGKTFSITAKNRTAKNFYVNNVQLNGKPHAATFIRNTDVENGGELIFEMSATANKTRGSNKADIPSSNVNDEQFVAVPFFQMNTNKFKNSLSVTLKHLDPKAEIYYAIVNGAAKPRFFRYEKPFAITETSNIELFASKNGKQSARIAQKFYKVPGDRSITVLSEVHPMYTAGGKDALIDGIIGDANWKTGDWQSYFAKDFVAVVDLQKVRPVKYVAVNVLQEVSPWIVFPSEVIFEVSNDGKNFTSLTTVVNKIGMDVPGPVVQQLGATVSTTARYIRVRAKTGGQLPAWHESAGSPTHIFIDEVIVK; encoded by the coding sequence ATGATGAAAAGAGTAGTGTTTGTTTTTTATTTTATTACGTTGAGTGTTTTAGTAAATGCACAAACAAATTATGCAAAACTTGTTAATCCGTATATTGGTACAGGTGGGCATGGGCATACGTATCCCGGGGCAAGCATGCCGTTTGGTATGATGCAGTTGAGTCCGGATACAAGATTGGAAGGATGGGATGGCTGTGGTGGTTATCATTACAGCGACAGTATTATGTATGGATTTTCGCACACACATTTAAGCGGCACTGGTATTGCAGATTACTGCGATGTGTTGCTGATGCCGTTTACAGGTGAAGTGAAATGGAAGAACAGTGAGTACGCATCAACCTTCTCACACAAAAACGAAAAGGCACATGCAGGTTATTACGAAGTGTTGTTGAAGAAACACAACATCAATGCGGCACTCACTACATCTTTTCGTTCAGGTATGCATCAGTATACATTTGATGCAGCTGCAACAGAAGGAAAAGTGTTACTCGATCTGAAACACAGGGATGAAGTACTGGAATCATCTTTTGAAATAGTCAACGAATATGAAGTAAGAGGTATGCGCCGCAGCAAAAGCTGGGCAACTAATCAGATACTTTACTTCCACATGAAATTTGAAAAACCGATCAAAGAGTTTGGCATTGCGTTGAACGATGTGTTGCAAAATAACATCCGTTCTGCCAGCGGTAAAAACATCAAAGCCTATTTCAGCTTTGATGTAAGCAGCGATAAAGCTGTGCAGGTTAAAGTTGGTATTTCAGGCGTAAGCATGGAAAACGCAAAGCTTAATCTCAATACTGAAATTCCGCATTGGAATTTTGCAACGGTAAAGCAACAGACAGAAGATGAGTGGAACAAAGAGTTGAGTAAGATTGAAGTGAAAGGTGGTACACAAGATCAGCAGGTAGCTTTTTATACTGCCTTGTATCATGCATCGCTTGCACCGAATATTTATACGGATGTAAACGGAGAATATCGGGGTACAGATTTGAATGTGCATAAAGCGGATGGCTTTACGAATTATTCGGTATTCTCTTTATGGGACACACACCGTGCATTACATCCGTTGATGTCCATCATCAATCAAAAAAGAACAGCCGACTGGATCAATACATTTTTAGCGCAATACAAACACGGCGGAATGTTACCTGTGTGGGAGCTGAGTGGCAATGAAACGTTTTGTATGATCGGTTATCATTCGGTGCCGGTTATTGTAGATGCGTATCAAAAGGGAATCAAAGGGTTTGATACGAAGCTGGCATTGGAAGCAATGACGAGCTATGCAGAAAGCAGCCGTTATGGTTTAACGCAATACGGCAGACAGGGTTTTGTAAGCAACGATTACGATCATGAAAGTGCATCGAAGACGGTGGAGTATGCGTATGATGATTGGTGTATATCTGAATTTGCAAAATGGATCGGCAACAAAGAAGTAGCTAAAAAATATGCGGCTCGTGCATTGAACTATCGGAATCTCTTCGATCCTGCAACGTATCATATTCGTGGCAAAGTGCAGAGCTTTTGGTTTTCGCCATTCAATGCAACGGAAGTCAATAACTTTTTCACCGAAGGAAATTCCTGGCATTATTCGTTTTCTGCACAACAGGATATTGATGGTTTGATCAAACTGTATGGTGGCAAAGAAAATTTCGTACGCAAACTCGAGGAACTCTTTACTACAAACCAAACGCTAAGCGGTCGTGATCAGGCTGATGTTACAGGATTGATCGGTCAGTATGCACATGGTAATGAACCAAGTCATCACATGGCTTATCTCTTTAACTACGCAGGTAAGCCTTGGCGCACACAGGAGCTCATTCATAAAATTTGTACTGAGTTTTATCCCAACAATCCTGACGGATTAATCGGTAACGAAGATTGCGGACAGATGAGTGCTTGGTTTGTTTTGAGTGCAATGGGTATCTATCAACCAACACCCGGCAGCGGTGTGTATGCATTGGGTACGCCTTTGTTCGATGAAGTTAAGATTCACTTGGAGAATGGTAAAACGTTTTCCATCACGGCAAAGAACAGAACAGCGAAAAACTTCTATGTAAACAATGTGCAGTTGAACGGCAAACCACATGCAGCTACGTTTATCAGGAATACAGACGTGGAGAATGGTGGTGAATTGATTTTTGAAATGAGTGCAACGGCCAACAAAACACGTGGCAGCAACAAAGCAGATATCCCTTCATCGAACGTAAATGATGAACAGTTTGTAGCTGTTCCGTTCTTTCAAATGAACACGAATAAATTCAAAAACAGTTTGTCGGTTACGTTGAAACATCTTGATCCTAAAGCTGAGATCTATTATGCAATTGTAAATGGTGCTGCAAAGCCCAGGTTTTTCCGTTACGAAAAACCATTTGCTATAACTGAAACTTCAAACATCGAACTTTTTGCAAGTAAGAATGGAAAGCAAAGTGCGAGAATTGCACAGAAGTTTTACAAGGTACCCGGCGACAGAAGCATAACTGTACTGAGTGAAGTTCATCCCATGTACACTGCAGGTGGTAAAGATGCTTTGATCGATGGCATTATTGGTGATGCCAACTGGAAAACCGGCGACTGGCAAAGTTATTTTGCAAAGGATTTTGTTGCAGTAGTTGATCTGCAGAAAGTAAGACCTGTGAAATATGTTGCGGTGAATGTACTACAGGAGGTAAGTCCGTGGATTGTGTTCCCCAGTGAAGTGATATTTGAAGTGAGTAATGATGGTAAGAATTTTACAAGCTTAACAACGGTAGTGAATAAAATTGGTATGGATGTTCCCGGGCCCGTTGTGCAACAGTTGGGTGCAACCGTAAGTACAACCGCACGTTATATTCGTGTACGTGCGAAAACCGGCGGACAGTTACCTGCCTGGCACGAAAGTGCAGGATCGCCTACGCATATTTTTATTGACGAGGTCATCGTAAAATAG
- a CDS encoding SusD/RagB family nutrient-binding outer membrane lipoprotein produces the protein MKKIILMCVTALSLAMTSCKKQDFADNYADPSKISNTSVEKQFAGFLSSNREYVLPAYWNYFVVLRTTVNRYAQAVGWVNSTGQYIPGAASINDRWNNYYNFLAQYRELEKVYTAMSTSDQQLRRIYMIAATIYLYDHTQKVVDLHGDIPWSEAGKLSANGGDYSVSLPKYDKAEDIYTKMLDDLKAFADELNSITVTNAIQTGFKNQDIVNKGNMAMWKKYCNSLRLRMLGRVSGVSAFQTRAATETAAILGAPATYPIVETNADNVQIKVHDLNTPLNSSGFRTGLEDWDGNLAGKVMIDHMNTNVDPRRRAMFEPGPSAPGGAYIGLDPMATSATQTTLVAGGTLARYNRSTISRNQFFPGVLVNAAEVSFLIAEAYLKAGNNTAAKTAYNAGIAKSIENYYLYRTVSNDNTAGALAPLVPAEVTAYQAMAGVNWDLAATTADKLKLIATQKWIDFSVIQPLDSWAEVRRLNSPVFNFEVDNSNAQQLPPTRWLYATSEPTYNAANYSLVKPKDNLTTKIFWDIN, from the coding sequence ATGAAAAAAATAATATTGATGTGTGTAACAGCATTATCGCTGGCAATGACCTCCTGTAAAAAGCAGGACTTTGCAGATAATTATGCTGATCCATCGAAAATCTCAAACACATCTGTTGAGAAACAGTTTGCAGGATTCTTATCTTCCAACAGAGAGTATGTACTGCCTGCTTATTGGAATTATTTTGTAGTACTGCGTACAACGGTTAACAGGTATGCACAGGCAGTTGGCTGGGTTAATTCAACAGGCCAATATATTCCGGGCGCTGCCAGTATAAATGATCGTTGGAATAACTATTATAATTTCCTGGCACAGTACAGAGAATTAGAGAAAGTTTATACTGCAATGAGTACATCCGATCAGCAACTGCGCAGGATTTATATGATCGCAGCAACTATTTATTTGTATGATCATACACAAAAAGTAGTTGACCTGCATGGTGATATTCCATGGTCAGAAGCCGGTAAGTTGAGTGCAAACGGTGGTGACTATTCTGTTTCGTTACCTAAATATGATAAAGCAGAAGACATCTACACTAAAATGCTCGATGATCTGAAAGCATTTGCAGATGAGTTAAACTCTATTACAGTGACTAATGCAATTCAAACGGGTTTCAAAAACCAGGATATTGTAAACAAGGGGAATATGGCAATGTGGAAAAAATATTGCAATTCACTTCGTTTGCGTATGTTGGGAAGAGTATCAGGTGTATCTGCTTTTCAAACAAGAGCAGCTACAGAAACTGCTGCAATATTAGGTGCTCCTGCTACTTATCCAATTGTAGAAACAAATGCTGATAATGTACAGATCAAAGTACATGATCTGAATACTCCGCTTAACTCAAGCGGTTTCAGAACAGGTTTAGAGGATTGGGACGGTAATCTTGCAGGAAAAGTAATGATTGATCACATGAATACCAATGTGGATCCAAGAAGAAGAGCAATGTTTGAACCTGGACCAAGCGCACCAGGCGGCGCATACATAGGTCTTGATCCAATGGCTACTTCAGCAACACAAACCACGTTGGTTGCAGGTGGTACACTTGCCCGTTACAATCGTTCAACTATCAGCCGTAACCAATTTTTTCCGGGCGTATTGGTAAATGCAGCCGAAGTAAGCTTCCTGATTGCAGAAGCGTACCTGAAAGCCGGAAACAATACAGCAGCTAAAACCGCTTATAATGCGGGTATTGCTAAGTCAATTGAAAACTATTACTTATACAGAACTGTAAGTAATGATAACACAGCTGGTGCACTTGCTCCTTTAGTTCCGGCAGAAGTTACTGCTTACCAGGCTATGGCAGGAGTAAACTGGGATTTAGCTGCTACCACTGCTGATAAACTGAAATTGATCGCTACTCAAAAATGGATCGACTTCAGTGTTATTCAGCCTTTGGATAGCTGGGCAGAAGTACGTCGTTTGAACAGTCCTGTTTTCAACTTTGAAGTTGATAATTCTAATGCACAACAACTTCCTCCAACACGGTGGTTGTATGCTACATCAGAACCAACTTACAATGCTGCGAATTACAGCCTGGTAAAACCAAAGGATAATCTCACAACAAAAATTTTCTGGGATATTAACTAA